A window of Micromonospora eburnea genomic DNA:
ACCGGCACGACCTCGTTCGGGCTCGGCATGGCCCGCCAGACATCATAGATCGCGTCGGCGCCCCGCTGGTAGGACGGATCGGTGAGCACCGACTCGATCGACTCCCGCAGCTCCGCCACCGACTGGATCTGGTGGTTCAGCCGCACCCCGGCGCCCCGGGAGACGACGTAGTTCGACACCGGGGTCGCCTCAAGCTTCTTGGCCGGCATCACCCAACGGACGGCGGGCTCCTGTTCCCGCTCGTCCGCCTCGCGCACGCCGTACTCGACGCCGGAGCGGTAGATCCCGGTGTCGTCGGTCGACTCCTCCGGGCTCTCCTCCTCCATCCGCAGCATGATCGATTCCAGGGTGTCGCAGACGAGCTGCGGCACCCGGGCGGCGACGGCCGCCTGGAAGGTGCCCAGGCCGCCGTGGTGGATGACCGCCGAGCAGGTCGGCAGGATCTGGTTGAGCGGCAGGTACTCGATCGTCCGCACGTTCGGCGGCGGGGTGTACCCGTCGAGCTGCACGTCGTTGACGGTGGCGACGACCTCGACGTCGAGGTCGGCGAGGGCGTCGAGCAGCATGGGCGCGCGGTTCCAGTCGCCCCGGAGGAAGCGCCGGTAGGACTCGCCGAGGGTCAGGCAGACCCGGGGCCGCCGCGGCGGCTCGCGCAGCCAGTCCGGCACCGGCTCGGCGCCGTTGTAGGGCACGTAGCGCAGCGGGACCTTGCGGGTCCGCGTCGGCAGGCCGAGCCCGGGTGGCGCGGTGTCGAGGGTCCACTGCCCGACCAGCAGCTCGTCGTCCAGCTCCACCCCGTACCGCTCGGCGAGGGGACGCACCAGCGTGGCGAGCGGGTTCTCGTCGAGGCCGGCCGCGACGAGGGCGTCCCGGCCGGCGGCGAGGCGGTCGAGGCTCCAGCCGGACGGGTCGTACGCGAAGACGAGCCGAGCGTGCGCGGCGCCGCAGACCCGGGCCGCGACCGCGCCGGCCGCCTGGGTGAGGTCCCAGATCACCAGATCCGGGCGCCAGGTGCGGGCGTAGTCGATGAGGGCGTCGGCCTCGGGGCGGTCCGGGCGCAGGTAGTCGGCGGTCGGGGTGAGCAGGTACTGGAAGAAGAGGTACCAGTACTCGCGCTCCTCCGGGTTGAGGCCGAGGGCGTCGGCGTACCGTTGGGCCTCCTCGGCGCCCTTCGGCTCCAGCGGGTTGTCGCTGATGCGGGCGGCCCAGGACGCGTCACCGAGCGGGACCGGGGTCAGGCCGGTGGCGGCGATCCGGTCGGC
This region includes:
- a CDS encoding nucleotide disphospho-sugar-binding domain-containing protein, with amino-acid sequence MRVLFAIDPSIAHLYPMVPTAWALQNAGHEVRLASFGGFADRIAATGLTPVPLGDASWAARISDNPLEPKGAEEAQRYADALGLNPEEREYWYLFFQYLLTPTADYLRPDRPEADALIDYARTWRPDLVIWDLTQAAGAVAARVCGAAHARLVFAYDPSGWSLDRLAAGRDALVAAGLDENPLATLVRPLAERYGVELDDELLVGQWTLDTAPPGLGLPTRTRKVPLRYVPYNGAEPVPDWLREPPRRPRVCLTLGESYRRFLRGDWNRAPMLLDALADLDVEVVATVNDVQLDGYTPPPNVRTIEYLPLNQILPTCSAVIHHGGLGTFQAAVAARVPQLVCDTLESIMLRMEEESPEESTDDTGIYRSGVEYGVREADEREQEPAVRWVMPAKKLEATPVSNYVVSRGAGVRLNHQIQSVAELRESIESVLTDPSYQRGADAIYDVWRAMPSPNEVVPVLESLAQDARTRR